A genome region from Hymenobacter tibetensis includes the following:
- a CDS encoding helix-turn-helix domain-containing protein, with translation MSASSSQAINTYNTSGFLTHFMPDKSAFRDLRRVGSELFFAVAVEQMYQQFTQGIPPSRATGHSCLYLTSGTARMSIGNEIYTIQPQQMLVVRAGQVHSFQPGDENTGFLLHFHDDMLLGKTGPTDAPNPFEFLQFWGSPYIELDSQTAGFVENGMQRLLTEFNTHALHYPDILRAYLLALLHELNRAYATTPTPPQSSALAITNRFKQLVATSLKSAHSISDYANLLHITPNHLTKSVRTVTGKSPTKWLEETVVLEAKALLFQSTLSVAEIASEVGVADPSYFSRLFKKHAGVSPLVFRRMIEKS, from the coding sequence ATGAGCGCATCATCTTCCCAAGCAATTAACACCTACAATACCAGCGGCTTTCTGACTCATTTCATGCCCGACAAGTCGGCTTTCCGGGATCTGCGGCGGGTAGGGTCGGAGTTGTTTTTTGCGGTAGCCGTGGAGCAGATGTACCAGCAATTCACGCAGGGTATTCCGCCTTCGCGGGCCACAGGGCACAGCTGCCTCTACCTGACTTCGGGCACGGCGCGCATGAGCATCGGCAATGAAATCTATACCATTCAGCCGCAGCAGATGCTAGTGGTACGAGCTGGGCAAGTGCATTCTTTTCAGCCCGGCGACGAGAATACGGGCTTTCTGCTTCACTTTCACGACGATATGCTCCTCGGCAAAACCGGCCCCACCGACGCCCCAAATCCTTTCGAGTTCCTGCAATTTTGGGGCAGCCCCTACATCGAGCTTGATTCGCAAACGGCGGGCTTTGTTGAGAACGGGATGCAGCGTCTGCTCACGGAATTCAACACCCATGCGCTGCATTACCCCGACATTCTGCGCGCTTACCTGCTGGCCTTGCTCCACGAGCTGAACCGGGCCTACGCCACCACTCCCACCCCGCCGCAGTCCTCGGCGCTGGCCATCACCAACCGCTTCAAGCAATTGGTTGCTACTTCGCTGAAATCAGCACATTCCATTAGTGACTACGCTAACCTGCTACACATCACGCCCAACCACTTAACCAAATCCGTGCGCACGGTCACGGGCAAGTCGCCGACGAAGTGGCTGGAAGAAACCGTTGTGTTGGAAGCCAAGGCCCTGCTTTTCCAAAGCACGCTGTCGGTGGCTGAAATTGCCAGCGAAGTTGGCGTGGCCGACCCCTCGTATTTCAGTCGGTTGTTTAAGAAGCACGCCGGGGTGTCGCCGCTGGTATTTCGCAGAATGATTGAAAAGTCCTGA
- a CDS encoding DUF3817 domain-containing protein yields MLKSPIGRLRLLGLLEGISLLLLIGVAVPLKYLSHDPSLVRALGPIHGLLFLLFVLNTVRVGVEYHWRFATTTWKVLLACVVPFGTFYVDRNILAPMQKKEAGS; encoded by the coding sequence ATGTTGAAATCCCCAATTGGCCGCCTCCGCCTACTCGGACTGCTGGAAGGCATTTCCTTACTGTTGCTCATCGGCGTGGCCGTTCCCCTCAAGTACCTCTCCCACGACCCAAGCCTGGTCCGGGCCCTGGGGCCCATCCACGGGTTGCTATTCCTGCTCTTTGTGCTGAACACGGTGCGGGTGGGCGTTGAATATCACTGGCGTTTTGCCACCACCACCTGGAAAGTGCTGCTGGCGTGCGTCGTTCCCTTCGGCACGTTCTACGTCGACCGTAACATCTTGGCTCCCATGCAGAAAAAGGAAGCAGGTTCTTAA
- a CDS encoding dienelactone hydrolase family protein: MSYPNAVSLQAPDNTTLNAYTAFPSTAGPHPGIILFQEAFGVNGHIRNVADRLAEAGYVVVAPELFHRTAAPGLEIPYSDFASAMPHYSAITVEGLTADVQAAMAWLQAQDSVTDKIGSIGFCLGGRVAFVANAVAPLAASVSYYGGGTHLVKNLASDLHAPHLFFWGGLDQHISKDKIEEVTQALDAAGKPYINTVISYADHGFHCDERPSYHPAAAAEAWALTLAFFQEKLRS, translated from the coding sequence ATGAGCTACCCCAACGCCGTTTCGCTCCAAGCTCCCGACAACACCACGCTAAACGCTTACACGGCATTCCCGAGCACCGCCGGTCCGCACCCAGGCATCATCCTGTTTCAGGAAGCCTTTGGGGTAAATGGCCACATCCGCAACGTTGCCGACCGCCTGGCCGAAGCTGGCTACGTGGTGGTGGCACCCGAGCTATTCCACCGCACCGCAGCGCCAGGTCTGGAAATTCCGTACTCGGATTTCGCAAGTGCCATGCCGCACTACAGCGCCATTACGGTTGAGGGACTGACCGCTGATGTGCAAGCCGCAATGGCCTGGCTGCAAGCCCAAGACAGCGTAACCGACAAAATTGGCAGCATCGGCTTCTGTTTGGGTGGCCGGGTTGCGTTTGTAGCCAATGCCGTGGCCCCGCTTGCCGCATCGGTGTCCTACTATGGCGGCGGTACCCACCTCGTGAAAAACCTAGCGAGTGATTTGCACGCCCCGCACCTTTTCTTCTGGGGCGGGCTGGATCAGCACATCAGCAAAGACAAAATCGAAGAAGTAACTCAGGCGCTGGACGCCGCCGGCAAGCCGTATATCAACACCGTAATTTCCTACGCCGACCACGGCTTCCACTGCGACGAGCGGCCCAGCTACCATCCCGCTGCTGCCGCCGAAGCCTGGGCACTAACGTTGGCCTTCTTCCAGGAAAAGTTGCGCAGTTAA
- a CDS encoding MGH1-like glycoside hydrolase domain-containing protein, with translation MTQEQVRLADDNTHTTFWKQFGPYLTERQWGTVREDYSAEGNAWGFISHDMARSYAYRWGEEGIAGISDDQQQLCFSVGVWNGRDHIIKERLFGLNNYQGNHGEDVKEHYYYLDSTPTHSYMKMLYKYPQREFPYDELINENARRTREEPEFELLDTGVFDDGRYFDVFVEYAKAGPDDILIQITVHNRGPETARLQVLPQLWFRNTWSWDHDSYRPEMRQTQPGTVEIDHQALGTYQLYCDQDPQLLFCENNTNGAKLYGLPAEGQHFKDGINDYVVEGKSGALNAEQQGTKVAAQYKLRVAPGLTRVVRLRLSAHHHQAPFADFNELFETRRQEADEYYNCLQEGITNPDARNVQRQAFAGMLWSKQFYYYDVSQWLDGDPAMLMPPAERRKGRNRHWRHLHNADIISMPDKWEYPWYAAWDLAFHCIPLAMVDAEFAKQQLRLLTRDSYMHPSGQLPAYEWNLSDVNPPVHAWATWRVFKMDKKLRGDNGDTYFLESVFHKLALNFTWWVNRKDQSNRNIFEGGFLGLDNIGVFDRSAPLPTGGHIEQSDGTSWMAMFALNMMRMALELAKTNSVYQEIAGKFFEHFLYIADAMTRGGDGVFNLWDEEDEFYYDVLHTPDEERTKLKVRSIVGLIPLFAVEIVEQELLDAMPEFTARATWLLSNRPHLAKLVARWEEPGRGTRHLVGLLRRERLTKLLTRMLDEAEFLSEYGIRAMSRYHQDHPYVFSTEEADFSVSYVPGEAESSMFGGNSNWRGPIWFPINYLIIESLERFHFYYGDSLRVEYPTGSGNLLNLKEVAAALADRLNKLLLKDENGRRPAFGDNELLQTDPHFKDNLLFHEYFHGDDGHGLGANHQTGWTGLIVRLLQKRGQEAAPSEKQSVTPSASDSLFVTSA, from the coding sequence ATGACGCAGGAACAGGTACGTTTGGCGGACGACAATACGCACACCACTTTTTGGAAACAGTTCGGTCCTTACCTCACAGAAAGGCAGTGGGGGACAGTCCGGGAAGACTACAGCGCCGAGGGGAATGCTTGGGGCTTCATCAGCCACGACATGGCCCGCAGCTACGCCTATCGTTGGGGCGAGGAAGGCATAGCGGGCATCTCCGACGACCAACAGCAGCTCTGCTTTTCGGTGGGCGTGTGGAACGGCCGCGACCATATTATCAAAGAACGGTTGTTCGGCTTGAACAACTACCAGGGCAACCACGGCGAGGACGTGAAGGAGCATTACTACTACTTAGATAGTACGCCCACGCACTCCTACATGAAGATGCTGTACAAGTATCCGCAACGGGAGTTTCCCTACGACGAGCTGATCAACGAAAATGCCCGCCGGACCCGTGAGGAGCCAGAATTTGAGTTGCTGGACACTGGGGTGTTTGATGATGGCCGCTACTTCGACGTGTTTGTGGAGTACGCCAAGGCTGGCCCCGATGACATTCTGATTCAAATAACGGTACACAACCGCGGCCCCGAAACAGCCCGGCTGCAAGTGTTGCCGCAGTTGTGGTTTCGCAACACCTGGAGCTGGGACCACGACAGTTACCGCCCCGAAATGCGCCAGACGCAGCCGGGAACCGTAGAAATCGACCACCAAGCGCTAGGCACCTATCAGCTCTACTGCGACCAAGACCCCCAGCTGCTGTTCTGCGAAAACAACACCAACGGGGCCAAGCTGTATGGATTGCCTGCCGAAGGCCAGCATTTCAAAGACGGCATCAACGACTATGTGGTGGAAGGCAAAAGCGGCGCCCTCAACGCCGAGCAGCAAGGCACTAAAGTGGCCGCGCAATACAAGCTGCGCGTGGCACCCGGCCTTACGCGCGTAGTGCGGCTGCGGCTAAGCGCCCACCACCACCAAGCGCCCTTCGCCGATTTCAACGAACTATTTGAGACCCGTCGCCAGGAGGCCGACGAGTACTACAACTGCCTGCAGGAGGGCATAACGAACCCCGATGCGCGCAATGTGCAGCGGCAGGCGTTTGCTGGCATGCTGTGGAGCAAGCAGTTCTACTACTACGACGTGAGCCAATGGCTGGACGGCGACCCCGCCATGCTGATGCCGCCCGCTGAGCGGCGCAAAGGCCGCAACCGGCACTGGCGGCACCTGCACAACGCCGACATTATCTCGATGCCTGACAAGTGGGAGTATCCGTGGTACGCGGCCTGGGACCTGGCGTTCCACTGCATTCCGCTGGCCATGGTCGATGCCGAGTTTGCCAAACAGCAGCTGCGCCTCCTCACCCGCGACTCCTACATGCACCCCAGCGGCCAGCTCCCTGCCTACGAGTGGAACCTCTCGGACGTGAACCCACCGGTGCATGCCTGGGCTACCTGGCGCGTATTCAAGATGGACAAGAAGCTCCGGGGCGACAACGGCGACACCTACTTCTTGGAGTCGGTGTTCCATAAGCTGGCCCTGAATTTCACGTGGTGGGTGAACCGCAAAGACCAAAGCAACCGCAACATCTTCGAGGGCGGCTTCCTGGGGCTCGACAACATTGGCGTGTTTGATAGAAGCGCCCCGCTGCCCACCGGCGGCCATATCGAGCAGTCAGATGGCACGAGCTGGATGGCTATGTTCGCGCTGAACATGATGCGCATGGCCCTGGAACTGGCCAAAACCAACTCGGTGTACCAGGAAATTGCCGGTAAGTTTTTCGAGCATTTCCTGTACATCGCCGATGCCATGACCCGTGGCGGCGACGGAGTATTCAACCTCTGGGACGAAGAAGACGAGTTCTACTACGACGTGCTGCATACCCCCGACGAAGAGCGCACCAAGCTCAAGGTTCGCTCCATCGTGGGGCTGATTCCCTTGTTTGCCGTCGAGATAGTAGAGCAGGAACTCCTGGATGCTATGCCCGAATTTACGGCACGCGCTACCTGGCTGCTCTCCAACCGGCCGCACCTAGCCAAGCTGGTGGCGCGTTGGGAGGAACCGGGCCGCGGAACCCGCCACTTGGTAGGGCTGCTGCGCCGGGAACGGCTCACCAAACTCCTTACCCGCATGCTGGACGAGGCCGAATTCTTGTCGGAATACGGCATTCGGGCCATGTCGCGCTACCACCAAGACCATCCGTATGTGTTCAGCACAGAGGAAGCGGATTTCTCGGTGAGCTACGTGCCTGGCGAAGCAGAATCCAGCATGTTCGGCGGCAACAGCAACTGGCGCGGACCTATCTGGTTTCCCATCAACTACCTCATCATCGAGTCGTTGGAGCGGTTCCACTTCTACTACGGCGACTCGCTGAGAGTGGAATATCCTACCGGCTCTGGCAACTTGCTCAATCTGAAAGAAGTGGCGGCGGCTCTCGCTGACCGCCTGAACAAGTTGCTTCTCAAAGACGAGAACGGCCGGCGCCCCGCCTTCGGGGATAATGAGTTACTCCAAACCGACCCTCACTTCAAAGACAACCTGCTCTTCCACGAGTATTTCCACGGCGACGACGGGCACGGCTTGGGCGCCAACCACCAAACGGGCTGGACTGGGTTGATTGTGAGATTGTTGCAGAAACGAGGACAGGAGGCGGCACCATCCGAAAAACAAAGTGTCACGCCATCGGCTTCTGATAGCTTATTTGTAACCTCTGCTTAA
- a CDS encoding M1 family metallopeptidase gives MRNLFLLLSGLAAATTAVAQQPTATLYRATERKVNDLVHTRLDVRFDYGKRYLYGKEWVTLTPHAYATDSVRLDAKGMDIKAVALMNGERQQQLKFDYNQTNLRIHLGKFVAPGTAYTLYIEYTAKPDELQVEGSAAISGAKGLYFINPDSAMSGKPVQIWTQGESESNSVWFPTIDKPNQKSTSEISMTVPAKYVTLSNGALVSQKPAGAGLRTDTWKMELPHAPYLFMMAVGDFRITKDTWRGKEVSYYLEPQYAPQARQIFGKTPRMLDYFSQLLGVEFPWNKYAQVVAREFVAGAMENTTASLFGEQAQGNARELLDWEYSGVEREIAHELFHHWFGDYVTTESWSNLTMNESFANFSEVLWAEQEYGADAAAAQADLSMRVYFGNPANYTKPLARYQYADKEDMFDAVSYQKGGSILNMLRHHLGQDVFFRGLQRYLKQHAFGTGEPHDLRLALEEVSGQDLNWFFDQWYYRPGHPTVTIDYHWDGARKRQAVIVRQTQAGAPFVLPLHVDVYTNGRPQRYPATLRHAVDTLYFPAATKPDLVNVDADKVLLWQKKDNKPLTEFAYQYSHAARYLDRREALTAAKAQLSDALAQKLLLSGLTDKAPALRRMTIDLLDLKNASLRKTAAPLLAKLATTDSSVKARALALTALATLQDKRYTKLFVTSLDSKSYQVQGAGLRALVPLDAKQALARAAAFEADHKADLTLALVEVYGKAGGPAQWPLVLAKFDAASPNYRLQMLPSVAELLNRLNDPAALPQGIDRIKELAVRYKQFGIHVPLIKLLRQIQEQQASRPNATQATTLVQQAVAEIEAAK, from the coding sequence ATGCGAAACCTCTTCCTGCTCCTCTCTGGCTTAGCAGCTGCCACCACGGCGGTGGCTCAGCAACCAACGGCCACTCTCTATCGTGCCACCGAACGCAAAGTCAACGACCTGGTGCACACTAGGCTCGACGTGCGTTTCGACTATGGCAAGCGCTACCTCTACGGCAAGGAATGGGTGACCCTCACACCCCACGCCTACGCCACCGATTCGGTGCGGCTTGATGCCAAAGGCATGGATATTAAGGCGGTGGCGCTGATGAACGGAGAGCGGCAGCAGCAACTAAAGTTCGACTACAACCAAACCAATCTGCGCATCCACCTAGGCAAATTCGTGGCGCCGGGCACCGCTTATACCCTCTACATCGAGTATACGGCCAAGCCCGATGAGCTACAGGTGGAGGGCAGCGCGGCTATCAGTGGGGCCAAGGGCTTGTACTTCATCAACCCCGATAGCGCCATGAGCGGCAAGCCCGTGCAGATCTGGACCCAGGGCGAGAGTGAGTCCAATTCCGTGTGGTTTCCTACCATCGACAAGCCCAACCAAAAGTCCACTTCCGAAATCAGCATGACCGTGCCGGCCAAGTACGTCACGCTCAGCAACGGCGCGCTGGTGAGCCAGAAGCCGGCCGGCGCTGGTTTGCGCACCGATACCTGGAAGATGGAGTTGCCGCACGCGCCGTACCTGTTCATGATGGCCGTCGGCGATTTTCGCATCACCAAAGACACGTGGCGCGGCAAGGAAGTGAGCTACTATTTAGAACCACAGTACGCGCCCCAAGCCAGACAAATCTTCGGCAAAACGCCCCGAATGCTGGACTACTTCTCGCAGCTGCTGGGCGTGGAATTTCCGTGGAACAAGTACGCCCAGGTGGTCGCGCGTGAGTTTGTGGCCGGAGCCATGGAAAACACCACCGCTTCCCTATTTGGCGAACAAGCCCAAGGCAACGCCCGGGAGTTGCTGGATTGGGAATATTCTGGTGTGGAGCGCGAAATAGCCCACGAGCTGTTTCACCACTGGTTTGGCGACTACGTGACTACCGAGAGCTGGAGCAACCTGACCATGAACGAGTCGTTTGCCAACTTCAGCGAGGTGCTCTGGGCCGAACAGGAATACGGGGCCGATGCCGCCGCGGCGCAAGCCGACTTAAGCATGCGGGTCTACTTCGGCAACCCGGCCAACTACACCAAGCCCCTGGCGCGCTACCAGTACGCCGACAAGGAAGACATGTTCGATGCCGTGTCGTACCAGAAGGGCGGCAGCATCCTGAACATGCTGCGTCATCATCTGGGCCAGGACGTATTTTTTCGGGGGTTACAGCGCTACCTAAAGCAGCACGCCTTCGGTACCGGTGAGCCGCACGACCTGCGGCTGGCGCTGGAAGAAGTTTCAGGCCAGGATTTAAACTGGTTTTTCGACCAGTGGTATTACCGCCCCGGCCACCCCACCGTCACCATCGACTACCACTGGGACGGCGCCCGCAAACGGCAGGCGGTAATCGTGCGGCAAACCCAGGCCGGAGCGCCGTTCGTGCTACCGCTCCACGTGGATGTATACACTAACGGCCGTCCGCAACGCTACCCGGCCACGCTGCGCCACGCCGTTGACACGCTCTACTTTCCGGCCGCCACCAAGCCCGACTTGGTGAATGTCGATGCCGACAAAGTCTTGCTTTGGCAGAAGAAAGATAATAAGCCGCTAACCGAATTTGCCTACCAATACAGCCACGCGGCGCGCTACCTCGACCGCCGCGAAGCCCTTACCGCCGCCAAAGCCCAACTTTCCGACGCTCTAGCGCAGAAACTTTTGTTGTCCGGCCTGACCGACAAAGCCCCAGCGCTACGCCGAATGACCATTGATTTGCTGGACCTCAAGAATGCCTCGTTACGCAAAACAGCCGCGCCACTACTAGCCAAATTGGCTACCACCGATTCTTCGGTGAAGGCGCGGGCGCTGGCCCTTACGGCTCTCGCTACCCTCCAGGACAAGCGCTACACCAAGCTGTTTGTTACGTCCCTGGACAGTAAGTCGTACCAGGTGCAGGGGGCGGGGTTGCGGGCGCTAGTGCCGCTCGATGCCAAGCAGGCCTTGGCCCGTGCCGCCGCCTTTGAAGCCGACCACAAAGCCGACCTGACACTGGCCCTTGTGGAGGTGTATGGTAAAGCGGGTGGCCCGGCGCAATGGCCGCTGGTACTGGCGAAGTTCGACGCGGCAAGCCCCAACTACCGATTGCAAATGCTGCCTAGCGTAGCCGAACTGCTCAACCGCCTCAACGACCCCGCGGCCCTGCCCCAAGGCATCGACCGGATCAAGGAGCTAGCGGTACGCTACAAGCAGTTTGGCATCCACGTGCCCCTCATCAAGTTGTTGCGCCAGATTCAGGAGCAGCAGGCCAGCCGCCCGAATGCAACTCAGGCCACTACGCTGGTGCAGCAAGCCGTAGCCGAGATAGAGGCGGCGAAGTAA